Within the Thermostichus lividus PCC 6715 genome, the region GGTTATCGGTGTACCAAACGCGATAACCGTTTTGGCTGAGGGCGGCTGCCAAGGTACGCAATGATCCGTGGGGCACTGTAGTACTGAGGGCAAGCTTGCCAAACTGGCGTGGCTCGCAGTAGTACTGCCAGCGTTGGGCGCTTTTGAGGGCTGGAACTTGTCGAGTAACGGTGCAGGCCACCAGACTGGCACCAAAGAGCACTAAGAGGGTTAAGTACCACGCTGTTCGATAGACATGATCAAGCCCAATAGCCAGCAGCACCCGCCAACTTAAAAACCCAAAAAGCGCTGGGTTTTCGGGGTAATTGGTTTGATAAAACGAGAGGGGCTGCCCCTGCTCAATGACGGTACCGGCAATACTGGCCAAGGCAATGATCAGCAGCAGCAGAATGGCTAAACGGAGGTCGCCAAGGAGCGACAGGCTGCGCCGCCACCAGTATTGCAGAAAAGGTGCAGGGGTCATAGAGGTTTGCTGCTTAGTGGGACCAGTTCACCCAATCTTGGGCTTTGAGGAACGTGGTGTAGAGTTCCGCTTCAGGGCTGTTCGGCTCAGGGGTGTAGTTGTACTCCCAGCGCACCAAGGGCGGCAAGGACATTAAAATAGACTCGGTACGGCCATTGGTTTGTAGCCCAAAAATGGTGCCTCGGTCATAGACTAAGTTGAATTCGACGTAGCGGCCACGGCGATAGAGTTGAAATTGACGTTCGCGATCGCCATACTCAATATGCCGCCGCCGTTCAACAATGGGTAGGTACGCCTCTAAAAAGGCTTGACCGCAGCTTTGGATAAAGGCAAAGAGGCTCTCCCAAGAGCGGGGGGCAACCGCACCCACCTGGCGGCTATAACTGGCGGCATCGCCGTCAAGATTTGGGCCGCGATAGAGTTCCCCCTCGCTACCGTCTTGGTAGTCAAAGAAAATGCCGCCAATCCCGCGAGATTCACCGCGATGCTTCAAATAAAAGTACTCATCGCACCAACGTTTGAAGACGGGATAGTACTCACTGTGGTGGCGATCGCACGCGGCCTTGTGAACACGGTGAAAGTGCTGGGCATCTTCCGCAAAGGGGTAGTAGGGGGTTAAGTCTGCCCCTCCACCAAACCACCACACTGGCCCTGCCTCAAAGTAGCGGTAGTTGAGGTGCACTGTTGGCACATAGGGGTTGCGCGGATGCAGCACCATAGAAGTGCCCGTGGCATAAAATCCATGGCCAGCGGCTTCTGGGCGTTGGCTGAGAATGGAAGGCGGTAACTGCTCCCCCCACACTTCGGAAAAGTTAACGCCGCCCTGCTCGAGCAGGTTCCCGTTCTTCATCACCCGGGAGCGCCCGCCCCCTCCTTCGGGTCGCTGCCAACTATCCTCTTGGAACTGGGCACCGCCATCCGCTGCTTCTAACCCTTGGCAAATCTGATCCTGAAGGGTTTTGAGGAAGGAGGACACCCGCTGGCGGGAGTCACTGGGCAGTGTGGTGGGAGCAGAAGTTGCAACAGTCATAGTAGTAATGTGTCAGTCCTATACAACGATCAAAGGGGATAGCACTAATCCCAAGGGGAGAGTGGCAAGGGTCTAGGGTCTATTCTACCGTTGCCTGCAGAGCCTGATCTAACTTGGCCGCAATGGCGGCCACCCATTGCTCGTCCTGTTTGGTATAGCTGCGGGGGGCGTTAGCACCGAGGATCAGTACGGTTGTCTCGTTGATGGGTTGGCAGATCACCCCTTGGGTGTTGGGGGGTAAATAGTCAAATTCAATGCGTCCTGGGTAAAGGGCTAAATTGACTAGATAGATGGGGCGCTGCGTCCTCAGGGCGCGCTGGACAATGGCACCAGCTTGGGTCATGGTTCGCGGCCCCAATATCCCCCGCCGTAGGAGGGGGCGATCGCTCCGCCACAGCACAATAGACTTTGTCGGCGTGTTCGTTAGCAACGTATAGGAGGCCCACGCCAACTCGGTTTTAAGGGCATCGGGCAAGTCCGGTGCCAATTCAAAGCCCTCCTCGCCCTCTAAGATCACCGCCTCTGGTGGCCGCGGCTGCACCTGCTGCCAAATGAGGGTGGTTAAGATCAAGACAGCGGCTAAAATCACGCCAACTACATCAGACCGGGCTTGGGCAGGGGTTGGTTCAACGGTCAGCAGGCGGTTCACCAGCAGCAGCGTGCCCCCAAGAACCCCCGTGGCTAGCGGCAAGTACCGCAGGAGGGTCGCTCCCATCCTTAGGCTGCAGCGTGGAGCGCCGCTAAATCAACCCCAAACACCTCTTGGAACACTTTCCCCACCTTATAGCCAGAGTCAATAGACTCCAGCGGGTCTTTCCGAAGGCGGTGGCGCAAACAGAGGACAATCACCCGGGCAATATCGCTGACGTTCACATCTGTACGCCCCTCCAAAGCGGCTAGCGCCTTAGCTGCACGGTTGGTGACCAGATCTCCACGCAGGCCATCCACATCCAGCTCAGCGCAGACGTGGGAAATATTGATCCGCAGTTCGTGGTCAATGGTTACCTTGGGCAGCAGTGCCTGTGCTGCGACTAGCTTGGCCTGAAGGGCTTCCTGCTCTCTTTGGTACTGGGCTAAAAAGCCTTCGGGATCGTGGTCAAAGCGCGATCGCTGCTCGACAATTTCCACCCGCAGTGTTGGATCTTTGACGGTGCGGATTTCTGCGTGCATCCCAAAGCGATCAAGGAGTTGGGGCCGCAATTCCCCCTCTTCTGGGTTGCCGGATCCCACAAGGACAAACCGCGCGGGGTGACGAATTGAAATCCCCTCGCGCTCAACCGTGTTCCAGCCGGAGGCGGCAGCATCTAGAAGGACATCCACAAGGTGATCGTCTAGGAGGTTGACTTCATCCACGTAGAGGATACCGCGGTTAGCCTTGGCCAGCAGGCCGGGTTCAAAGGCTTTGACCCCTTCGGCAAGGGCTTTTTCAATATCAATGGTGCCACAAACACGGTCTTCTGTTGCCCCTAGGGGGAGATCCACCATCGGCACTTTCTTAGTGGTGGTGGCGATCGGCTCTCCCGCAGCCACCCTCTCCTTGACTGCATCACTCATCAGGTCGGGATCACTGGGATGGCTATTAAAGGGATCGTCAGCGACAACCTCAATGTCCGGCAGCAGGTCGGCAAGGGCACGAATGGTGGTGGATTTACCTGTGCCGCGATCGCCCATGATCATTACCCCGCCAATTTTGGGGTCAATGACATTCAGCAACAATGACAGCTTCATTTCGTCTTGGCCAACAATTGCCGCAAAGGGAAAAACAGGCCGACGGGGGACAGCAGTGGCAGGCACAGGCATTGCATCGTAAAAACAGCATTAATCATTGTGCCATAGAGCGGCCTCCTCAGGAGCCGCCTAGCCGCTGAGGAGTGCTTTCATATCCCGTACCGCCTGTACCAATCCCACCAAGACGGCACGGCTAATAATGGTGTGGCCAATATTTAACTCTTCCATACCTTCAAGGCGGGCGACAGCCTGAACATTTTGGTAGGTGAGGCCATGACCGGCATTCACCCGTAACCCTAAGGCTTTGGCAGTGCTAACTCCCTGAGCCAGTGCCGCTAACTCTTGCTGCTGCGCGGCTTCCCCCTTGGCTTCGGCATAGCGCCCTGTGTGCAGTTCAACCAACTGGGCACCGGTGCTGGCGGCAGCGTTTAACTGCGCTGGATCGGCATCAATAAACAAACTGACCGGAATCCCCTTTCCTTGCAGCGTCTGCACCACTTGGGTGAGGCTCTCTTGCTGCCCTAGGACATCCAACCCCCCTTCCGTGGTCACTTCCTCCCGCCGCTCCGGCACAAGGGTGACATAATCTGGGCGCAGGTCGAGGGCGATCGCCACCATCTCTGGAGTCGCAGCCATTTCTAGGTTCAGGTGGCTGCGCACGGTTTGGCGCAGCAGTCGCACATCCCGCTCCTGAATATGGCGACGGTCTTCGCGCAGGTGCACCGTAATCCCATCAGCACCACCCAGTTCAGCCAAAACAGCAGCGGCAACCGGATCTGGCTCGACAGTGCGGCGGGCTTGGCGGATGGTTGCCACATGGTCAATGTTGACACCGAGGGTTACCAAGGTAATAAATTCCTCTTTTCACAAGTAAAACCACTGTGTATTTTAGCGAATTAGGGCGTTGCACAATTTGACTTCTCTCCTCCTTGAAAGAGAGGGGATTCCCAAAGGATGCTACGCAACGGGCTGAAGCCGCGTTGCTTCGCTTTTCCCTTGAGCTGTCACCCACAACTTAATACGGGTGGGGGCAGTCAAAGACCCCCTACCAACTCCGCTCAGACTCAATCCAAGCATCGTCGCTACTTTACGCAGGATGTTGGCAGCGCCATTACAATCCGCGTTGATGTACCAATTCTGAGCAGTCCTGAACAAGCCTCGCTTCGTCCGCTTCCCCGATGACTTCCAGCTATCAGGTTTTTCACCGAATGTCGGCAAAAAGTCACCATCCACAAACGATGCTTGAGAGGTATACGACTCCTCAGTTTCAACAAACTCTATCCCGTACTGCTCCGCTAATTGAGCAATCCGCTCTTTCAGTCTCGCAGTTGGGATCTGCACAAACTTCTGATTGGTCTTCTTGCCTAGGTTGGAACCGTCCTTTTGCTGCTGGTTCCAGCCAAATACAATCCGACCAATCCGGTTACGGGTGCAATGGTCAATCACAATCCTAGCCGCTTTGTTCACTGCATCACGTATCTGCCGATTGCGCTTCTCAGTGAGTTGTGCCAGTCGCTTTGACCAAAAGCCTTGAGGCTTACCTTCTTTCAGCTTGGCAATTTGCTTGTTGTACCAGCGGTTCAACGATTTCAGGTGCAGTCCATCCACAATGAAGCTGGTTCCCACATTGCTGACGCAGGTGAGCCAGTTGTTTAATCCCGAATCGATGCCCAGCACCCGCATCGGGTCTACATCAATCTGAACGGGGTTCAGACGATAGACAAACTCAGCGTAGAAACACCCATTGCGCGGCAGAATCCGCAGTTCCTTGATGTCCTCAAATTTGAGATTGGAGGGCATGGGGACAGTGAACGAATCAATCTGAAACCACACTTTCACTAACTGCCCCAGCGGAACCCGGATCATCCCATCAACCAACTTCAGCGCTTGTTTGGGATAGCTGACTACTGCCAACCCTCCCTTCTTGCGGTAATTTGGCATCCTGGGTTTCTCTGCCAGTTCTCCACCTCGCCACAGTTTCAACAATGCTCGGTAGGACTTAAACGACTCGTAGACCGAAATCAAGGTTTGCTGTGCAGCCTGGGAGTAAAGAGCTTGGAAGTGCTTAC harbors:
- the hemF gene encoding oxygen-dependent coproporphyrinogen oxidase — protein: MTVATSAPTTLPSDSRQRVSSFLKTLQDQICQGLEAADGGAQFQEDSWQRPEGGGGRSRVMKNGNLLEQGGVNFSEVWGEQLPPSILSQRPEAAGHGFYATGTSMVLHPRNPYVPTVHLNYRYFEAGPVWWFGGGADLTPYYPFAEDAQHFHRVHKAACDRHHSEYYPVFKRWCDEYFYLKHRGESRGIGGIFFDYQDGSEGELYRGPNLDGDAASYSRQVGAVAPRSWESLFAFIQSCGQAFLEAYLPIVERRRHIEYGDRERQFQLYRRGRYVEFNLVYDRGTIFGLQTNGRTESILMSLPPLVRWEYNYTPEPNSPEAELYTTFLKAQDWVNWSH
- a CDS encoding cofactor assembly of complex C subunit B, which produces MGATLLRYLPLATGVLGGTLLLVNRLLTVEPTPAQARSDVVGVILAAVLILTTLIWQQVQPRPPEAVILEGEEGFELAPDLPDALKTELAWASYTLLTNTPTKSIVLWRSDRPLLRRGILGPRTMTQAGAIVQRALRTQRPIYLVNLALYPGRIEFDYLPPNTQGVICQPINETTVLILGANAPRSYTKQDEQWVAAIAAKLDQALQATVE
- the bchI gene encoding magnesium chelatase ATPase subunit I, yielding MPVPATAVPRRPVFPFAAIVGQDEMKLSLLLNVIDPKIGGVMIMGDRGTGKSTTIRALADLLPDIEVVADDPFNSHPSDPDLMSDAVKERVAAGEPIATTTKKVPMVDLPLGATEDRVCGTIDIEKALAEGVKAFEPGLLAKANRGILYVDEVNLLDDHLVDVLLDAAASGWNTVEREGISIRHPARFVLVGSGNPEEGELRPQLLDRFGMHAEIRTVKDPTLRVEIVEQRSRFDHDPEGFLAQYQREQEALQAKLVAAQALLPKVTIDHELRINISHVCAELDVDGLRGDLVTNRAAKALAALEGRTDVNVSDIARVIVLCLRHRLRKDPLESIDSGYKVGKVFQEVFGVDLAALHAAA
- a CDS encoding pyridoxine 5'-phosphate synthase, whose protein sequence is MVTLGVNIDHVATIRQARRTVEPDPVAAAVLAELGGADGITVHLREDRRHIQERDVRLLRQTVRSHLNLEMAATPEMVAIALDLRPDYVTLVPERREEVTTEGGLDVLGQQESLTQVVQTLQGKGIPVSLFIDADPAQLNAAASTGAQLVELHTGRYAEAKGEAAQQQELAALAQGVSTAKALGLRVNAGHGLTYQNVQAVARLEGMEELNIGHTIISRAVLVGLVQAVRDMKALLSG
- a CDS encoding RNA-guided endonuclease InsQ/TnpB family protein, with translation MFGCQQVLLNPNNELKGVMEFVCSEANKLTNQGIYYARQLHFKTGQWIGKHSLSYEYKTSKHFQALYSQAAQQTLISVYESFKSYRALLKLWRGGELAEKPRMPNYRKKGGLAVVSYPKQALKLVDGMIRVPLGQLVKVWFQIDSFTVPMPSNLKFEDIKELRILPRNGCFYAEFVYRLNPVQIDVDPMRVLGIDSGLNNWLTCVSNVGTSFIVDGLHLKSLNRWYNKQIAKLKEGKPQGFWSKRLAQLTEKRNRQIRDAVNKAARIVIDHCTRNRIGRIVFGWNQQQKDGSNLGKKTNQKFVQIPTARLKERIAQLAEQYGIEFVETEESYTSQASFVDGDFLPTFGEKPDSWKSSGKRTKRGLFRTAQNWYINADCNGAANILRKVATMLGLSLSGVGRGSLTAPTRIKLWVTAQGKSEATRLQPVA